A single genomic interval of Streptomyces sp. BA2 harbors:
- a CDS encoding PucR family transcriptional regulator, which translates to MPPTLASLVHHSALKLTVRAGEEHLDVPVRWAHASELTDPVPYMEGGELLLITALKLDAEDPEAMRRYVKRLAAAGVVGLGFAVGVHYKDIPDALVAAAADEELPLLEVPRRTPFLAISKAVSAAIAADQYRAVTAGFAAQRELTKQALSDGPEGLLGALAGQVDGWAALYDASGAVVATAPEWASRRAARLTSDVERLRERAAPASAVVAGTEDRVELHSIGTGRRPRAALAVGTASTLGTAERYALHSAIALLTLTTERNRSLQAAEARVGSAVLRMLLAGEPDHARTVAGELYGSLLDAPFRLVVAEVPASAAPEDGDPYAGLTDAVESAAARAGEALLVVPYGERLVLLVVDGGAGAAACLAYAETLEAGRSEAPEGGAGDGAPLLLGLSAPAGPIAAATAYKQADQALSIARRRGRAMVEHEDLAAGSVLPLLADDAVRAFADGLLRALYEHDAKGRGDLIASLRAWLSRHGQWDAAAADLGVHRHTLRYRMRRVEEILGRSLDDPDVRMELWLSLKATSSGTE; encoded by the coding sequence ATGCCGCCCACGCTCGCCTCCCTCGTCCACCACTCCGCGCTCAAGCTCACCGTGCGCGCGGGTGAGGAACATCTGGACGTGCCCGTGCGGTGGGCGCACGCCAGTGAGCTCACCGACCCCGTGCCCTACATGGAGGGCGGCGAGCTCCTCCTGATCACCGCGCTCAAGCTGGACGCGGAGGACCCGGAGGCCATGCGCCGCTATGTGAAGCGGCTCGCGGCGGCGGGCGTCGTCGGGCTCGGGTTCGCGGTCGGGGTGCATTACAAGGACATTCCGGACGCGCTGGTCGCCGCGGCGGCGGACGAGGAGCTTCCGCTCCTCGAAGTCCCGCGCCGCACCCCCTTCCTCGCCATCAGCAAGGCCGTCTCCGCGGCCATCGCCGCCGACCAGTACCGCGCGGTCACGGCGGGCTTCGCGGCCCAGCGCGAGCTGACCAAGCAGGCGCTGAGCGACGGCCCCGAGGGGCTGCTCGGCGCGCTAGCCGGACAAGTGGACGGCTGGGCCGCGCTGTACGACGCGTCCGGCGCCGTCGTCGCCACGGCTCCCGAGTGGGCGTCCCGCAGGGCCGCAAGGCTCACCTCCGACGTGGAGCGGCTGCGGGAGCGAGCCGCGCCCGCGAGCGCGGTCGTCGCCGGCACGGAGGACCGGGTGGAGCTGCACTCGATCGGCACCGGCCGGCGGCCCCGCGCCGCGCTCGCCGTCGGCACGGCATCCACCCTCGGCACCGCCGAGCGGTACGCACTGCACTCGGCCATAGCGCTGCTCACCCTCACCACGGAGCGGAACCGCTCGCTCCAAGCCGCCGAGGCCCGGGTCGGCTCCGCGGTGCTCCGGATGCTGCTCGCGGGGGAGCCGGACCACGCCCGCACGGTGGCGGGGGAGCTGTACGGAAGCCTGCTCGACGCCCCGTTCCGCCTGGTGGTGGCGGAAGTCCCGGCCTCCGCGGCCCCGGAGGACGGCGACCCCTACGCCGGGCTCACCGACGCCGTCGAGTCCGCCGCGGCGCGGGCAGGCGAGGCACTCCTCGTCGTCCCCTACGGCGAGCGGCTCGTGCTGCTCGTCGTGGACGGCGGCGCGGGCGCGGCGGCCTGCCTCGCGTACGCGGAGACGCTGGAAGCCGGACGCTCCGAGGCGCCGGAGGGCGGCGCGGGCGACGGGGCACCCCTCCTCCTCGGCCTCTCCGCGCCCGCCGGACCGATCGCGGCGGCCACCGCGTACAAGCAGGCCGACCAGGCGCTCTCCATCGCCCGGCGCCGAGGCCGCGCGATGGTCGAGCACGAGGACCTCGCGGCGGGCTCGGTCCTGCCGCTGCTCGCCGACGACGCGGTGCGGGCCTTCGCCGACGGGCTGCTGCGCGCCCTGTACGAACATGACGCCAAGGGCCGGGGCGACCTGATCGCCTCGTTGCGCGCCTGGCTCTCGCGGCACGGCCAGTGGGACGCGGCAGCGGCCGACCTCGGCGTCCACCGCCACACGCTGCGCTACCGCATGCGGCGGGTCGAGGAGATCCTGGGCCGCTCCCTTGACGACCCGGACGTCCGGATGGAGCTGTGGCTGTCGCTGAAGGCGACGTCGAGCGGTACGGAGTAG
- a CDS encoding NAD(P)/FAD-dependent oxidoreductase, whose product MAPSAMTRWTKSLSDAQPVSYWLDDPDKPRPEPALTADEQCDLLVVGGGYSGLWTALIAKERDPGRDVVLVEGREAGWAASGRNGGFCAASLTHGISNGLSRWPGEIGKLEELGARNLDEIEAAVKRYSIDCDFERTGEIDVATQPHQLTELHEMYEEMAEHGLAGGSELLDADAVRSHVDSPTFLGGLWDREGVAMLHPAKLAWGLKRACLEKGVRVYEHTPALQLASSGAGMAVRTPYGRIRARQVALATNIFPSLVKRVRAYTVPVYDYALMTEPLTEEQLESIGWKNRQGLGDSANQFHYFRLSADNRILWGGYDAIYPFGGKLRAEHDDRPETYAKLAGHFFTCFPQLEGVRFSHAWGGAIDTCSRFSAFFGTAHAGRVAYAAGYTGLGVGATRFGADVMLDLLSGERTERTSLEMVRTKPLPFPPEPFAWTGVALTKWSLARADENGGRRNLWLKTMDKLGLGFDS is encoded by the coding sequence ATGGCCCCAAGCGCCATGACCCGCTGGACCAAGTCACTCTCCGACGCCCAGCCGGTCTCGTACTGGCTGGACGACCCGGACAAGCCACGCCCCGAGCCCGCCCTCACCGCCGACGAGCAGTGCGACCTGCTCGTCGTCGGCGGCGGCTACAGCGGCCTGTGGACCGCGCTGATCGCCAAGGAACGTGACCCGGGCCGCGATGTGGTCCTGGTCGAGGGCCGAGAGGCGGGCTGGGCCGCCTCCGGCCGCAACGGCGGCTTCTGCGCCGCGTCCCTCACGCACGGCATCTCGAACGGCCTGTCCCGCTGGCCGGGCGAGATCGGGAAGCTGGAGGAGCTCGGCGCCCGCAACCTCGACGAGATCGAGGCGGCCGTCAAGCGCTACTCCATCGACTGCGACTTCGAGCGCACCGGCGAGATCGACGTGGCGACGCAGCCGCACCAGCTCACCGAACTGCACGAGATGTACGAGGAGATGGCGGAGCACGGCCTCGCGGGCGGCTCCGAACTGCTCGACGCGGATGCCGTGCGGTCCCACGTCGACTCGCCGACCTTCCTCGGCGGCCTCTGGGACCGCGAGGGCGTCGCCATGCTCCACCCGGCGAAGCTCGCCTGGGGTCTCAAGCGCGCCTGTCTGGAGAAGGGCGTACGCGTCTACGAGCACACGCCCGCGCTCCAACTCGCCTCGTCAGGCGCCGGGATGGCCGTGCGCACCCCGTACGGCCGGATCCGCGCCCGCCAGGTCGCGCTCGCCACGAACATCTTCCCTTCGCTGGTCAAGCGCGTGCGCGCGTACACGGTCCCGGTCTACGACTACGCGCTGATGACCGAGCCGCTGACCGAGGAGCAGCTGGAGTCCATCGGCTGGAAGAACCGCCAGGGCCTCGGCGACAGCGCCAACCAGTTCCACTACTTCCGGCTCTCCGCCGACAACCGCATCCTGTGGGGCGGTTACGACGCGATCTATCCGTTCGGCGGCAAGCTGCGCGCCGAGCACGACGACCGCCCCGAGACGTACGCGAAGCTCGCGGGCCACTTCTTCACCTGCTTCCCGCAGTTGGAGGGGGTCCGGTTCTCGCACGCGTGGGGCGGCGCGATCGACACCTGCTCGCGCTTCTCGGCGTTCTTCGGCACGGCCCACGCGGGACGCGTCGCCTACGCGGCGGGCTACACCGGCCTCGGCGTCGGTGCCACCCGCTTCGGCGCCGACGTCATGCTGGACCTGCTCTCCGGCGAGCGCACCGAGCGCACGTCCCTGGAGATGGTGCGCACGAAGCCGCTGCCGTTCCCGCCCGAGCCGTTCGCGTGGACGGGCGTGGCCCTGACCAAGTGGTCCCTGGCCCGTGCGGACGAGAACGGCGGCCGGCGCAATCTGTGGCTGAAGACGATGGACAAGCTGGGCCTGGGCTTCGACAGCTGA
- a CDS encoding ATP-binding protein — protein MDSEGTHDARGTHATPVPRPAGPPGSAGQRGVPSGSAGQQGAHVTPPRPVRAPGTVDAGAPPLPDGSAFLTWLRTPRPGAQPGVWRFGHRPRPEQEPEITPARQLFTGALIAFLVGWLLWSLLWNGYLGGWWVLPLELFLPDAWIYTDDQVGNAVVWYGYYTLIVLVIMIGVGRIGRWDEIWRRYIAPRFRRPAPPQAPPAPGEDPAQWPQLREAGAQDAAERLAADARAGLMRDVDHARITRAWRSVRAGRNSLSAFSESVVREGAAACAHPSGDRDLPARAARHDLATAQVRLGTTVDDPRNPYAYRGTGLGIGPELLGTSLLAVGPAGSGKTSGVVWPVAESLCLGALAGRAAVVVVGAAGAGLGPADDYDVVVRIGHPDSVYDLDLYGGTNDPDEAAAVLAEALVGDLVDPHPGADSRRSTTVLAQLLGPYHAVHRRFPSVPELRALLDGTPGPLGALRKALQESGQEAMLRELDARERQLGHPGDPGAVIADRIALLDRPAFASFFDTSGQSTPFSLRALDHPVRVRIDLPERGHADASRILARLMLAQFMASAAAREDRSLFACLVLDDATGTVTPESVRRLQRLRSANAGVVLTLRTLDDAPRPLRTPLLGSIGCRMALSGLTPWDGQDFAEVWGKEWIEARDVTDRQIIAETPLGKTVHMLRRVITGNAPTARAVTVRQVERERWSASELAHGVPAGHAVLSLTDVRGEHAPPLLVDLRG, from the coding sequence ATGGACTCCGAAGGCACGCACGACGCTCGCGGTACGCACGCCACACCGGTGCCGCGTCCGGCGGGGCCTCCTGGCTCCGCAGGGCAGCGGGGTGTGCCGTCCGGCTCCGCCGGTCAGCAGGGCGCGCACGTCACTCCGCCGCGGCCTGTGCGGGCACCGGGAACGGTGGACGCGGGGGCGCCGCCCCTGCCCGACGGCTCCGCCTTTCTGACCTGGCTGCGGACGCCGCGGCCCGGGGCGCAGCCCGGCGTGTGGCGGTTCGGGCACCGGCCTCGGCCCGAGCAGGAGCCCGAGATCACTCCGGCCAGGCAGTTGTTCACGGGGGCGCTGATCGCGTTCCTGGTGGGGTGGCTGCTCTGGTCGCTGCTCTGGAACGGCTATCTCGGCGGCTGGTGGGTCCTGCCGCTCGAGCTCTTCCTGCCCGACGCCTGGATCTACACGGACGACCAGGTCGGCAACGCGGTCGTCTGGTACGGCTACTACACCCTCATCGTGCTCGTCATCATGATCGGCGTCGGCCGTATCGGCCGCTGGGACGAGATCTGGCGCCGCTACATCGCCCCCCGCTTCCGCCGCCCCGCCCCGCCCCAGGCTCCCCCCGCCCCCGGCGAGGACCCCGCCCAGTGGCCCCAGTTGAGGGAGGCCGGGGCGCAGGACGCTGCCGAGCGGCTGGCCGCAGATGCGCGGGCCGGGCTCATGCGGGACGTCGACCATGCCCGGATCACGCGGGCCTGGCGTTCCGTGCGGGCCGGGCGCAACAGCCTCTCCGCGTTCAGCGAGTCCGTCGTGAGGGAGGGGGCCGCCGCTTGCGCCCACCCCTCCGGCGACCGGGATCTGCCGGCGCGCGCCGCCCGCCACGACCTCGCCACGGCGCAGGTGCGGCTCGGGACGACGGTCGATGATCCGCGTAATCCCTATGCCTACCGGGGGACGGGGCTCGGGATCGGGCCCGAACTGCTCGGGACCTCGCTGCTCGCCGTGGGGCCCGCCGGGTCCGGCAAGACGAGCGGTGTGGTGTGGCCGGTCGCCGAGTCGTTGTGCCTGGGGGCACTGGCGGGGCGAGCCGCCGTGGTCGTGGTCGGAGCCGCGGGCGCCGGGCTCGGACCCGCCGACGACTACGACGTCGTGGTGCGGATCGGGCACCCCGACTCCGTGTACGACCTCGACCTCTACGGCGGCACGAACGACCCGGACGAAGCGGCCGCCGTCCTCGCCGAAGCCCTGGTCGGCGACCTCGTCGACCCGCACCCCGGAGCCGACAGCCGCCGCTCGACGACCGTGCTCGCCCAGCTGCTCGGCCCGTATCACGCCGTGCACCGGCGCTTCCCGTCCGTGCCCGAGCTGCGCGCCCTGCTCGACGGCACCCCCGGCCCGCTCGGCGCGCTGCGCAAGGCGCTCCAGGAGTCGGGACAGGAGGCGATGCTGCGGGAACTCGATGCCCGCGAGCGGCAGTTGGGGCACCCCGGCGACCCCGGCGCCGTCATCGCCGACCGCATCGCGCTGCTCGACCGCCCGGCCTTCGCCTCCTTCTTCGACACGTCCGGCCAGAGCACACCCTTCTCGCTGCGGGCCCTCGACCACCCCGTACGCGTCCGTATCGATCTCCCCGAGCGCGGTCACGCCGACGCGTCGCGGATCCTCGCCCGGCTGATGCTCGCCCAGTTCATGGCGAGCGCCGCCGCACGCGAGGACCGCTCGCTGTTCGCCTGTCTCGTCCTCGACGACGCGACGGGGACGGTCACCCCGGAGTCCGTACGCCGTCTGCAGCGGCTCCGGTCCGCGAACGCCGGGGTCGTGCTGACCCTGCGTACGCTCGACGACGCACCCCGCCCCCTGCGCACCCCGCTGCTCGGCTCGATCGGCTGCCGCATGGCGCTGTCCGGGCTCACCCCGTGGGACGGGCAGGACTTCGCCGAGGTCTGGGGCAAGGAGTGGATCGAGGCGCGGGACGTCACCGACCGGCAGATCATCGCCGAGACACCGCTCGGCAAGACGGTGCACATGCTCCGCCGCGTGATCACCGGCAACGCCCCGACCGCGCGCGCCGTCACCGTCCGCCAGGTCGAGCGCGAGCGCTGGTCCGCGTCCGAGCTCGCGCACGGGGTGCCGGCCGGGCACGCCGTGCTCTCGTTGACGGACGTACGGGGCGAGCACGCGCCGCCGTTGCTGGTGGACCTTCGGGGGTAG
- a CDS encoding phosphatase PAP2 family protein, whose product MLAEGPLRDADERLGPWITGSRIPGGAAELLADLGGVAVAVPFLAAAIAYAGWRGHRAGTYRWWLAPVATAVAMAAVPVLVIPLKELIGRTGPPGMDGTGYYPSGHTATAMVAYGGAALLLLPYLRGTYARRELVIACALLNFGVGLGLVRRGYHWPLDVVASWCLFGMVLYVVALTVARYGRRPAEADPAQPE is encoded by the coding sequence GTGCTCGCCGAAGGCCCCCTCCGCGACGCGGACGAGCGGCTCGGCCCCTGGATCACCGGAAGCCGCATCCCGGGCGGCGCCGCCGAACTCCTCGCCGATCTGGGCGGGGTCGCCGTCGCCGTGCCGTTCCTGGCGGCCGCCATCGCCTACGCGGGGTGGCGCGGCCACCGGGCCGGTACGTACCGCTGGTGGCTGGCCCCGGTCGCCACCGCCGTGGCCATGGCCGCGGTGCCGGTGCTCGTGATCCCGCTCAAGGAACTCATCGGCCGCACCGGCCCGCCCGGCATGGACGGCACCGGCTACTACCCATCAGGGCACACGGCCACCGCCATGGTCGCCTACGGCGGGGCGGCGCTGCTCCTGCTGCCGTACCTGCGCGGCACGTACGCGCGGCGTGAACTGGTCATCGCCTGCGCTCTGTTGAACTTCGGGGTCGGGCTCGGGCTCGTGCGGCGCGGGTATCACTGGCCGCTGGACGTCGTGGCCAGCTGGTGTCTGTTCGGGATGGTGCTGTACGTCGTGGCGCTCACGGTGGCGCGGTACGGCCGCCGCCCAGCCGAAGCGGACCCGGCTCAGCCGGAGTAA
- the gabT gene encoding 4-aminobutyrate--2-oxoglutarate transaminase codes for MTALPQERRVVTAIPGPKSQELQARRTATVAGGVGSVLPVFAARAGGGIIEDVDGNRFIDFGSGIAVTSVGASAEAVVRRATAQLADFTHTCFMVTPYEGYVAVAEQLAELTPGDHEKKSALFNSGAEAVENAVKIARAHTKRQAVVVFDHGYHGRTNLTMALTSKNMPYKNGFGPFAPEVYRVPVAYGYRWPTGEENAGPEAAKQAIDQISKQVGAENVAAIIIEPVLGEGGFIEPAKGFLPAIVKFANDNGIVFVADEIQSGFCRTGQWFACEDEGIVPDLITTAKGIAGGLPLAAVTGRAEIMDAAHSGGLGGTYGGNPVACAGALGSIETMKELDLNGKAKAIEATMKARLNAIAEKYDIVGDVRGRGAMIAIELVKDRATKEPNPEATAALAKACHAEGLLVLTCGTYGNVLRFLPPLVIGDDLLNEGLDIIEAAFSGV; via the coding sequence ATGACCGCACTTCCGCAGGAGCGCCGCGTCGTCACCGCCATTCCCGGGCCGAAGTCTCAGGAGCTGCAGGCCCGCCGTACCGCCACGGTCGCCGGCGGCGTGGGTTCCGTGCTGCCTGTCTTCGCGGCGCGCGCGGGTGGCGGCATCATCGAGGACGTCGACGGCAACCGCTTCATCGACTTCGGCTCCGGCATCGCCGTGACGTCGGTGGGTGCCAGCGCCGAGGCCGTCGTACGCCGGGCGACCGCGCAGCTCGCCGACTTCACCCACACCTGTTTCATGGTCACGCCGTACGAGGGGTACGTCGCCGTCGCCGAGCAGCTCGCGGAGCTGACGCCGGGTGACCACGAGAAGAAGTCCGCGCTCTTCAACTCCGGCGCCGAGGCCGTCGAGAACGCCGTGAAGATCGCCCGTGCGCACACCAAGCGCCAGGCCGTCGTCGTCTTCGACCACGGCTACCACGGTCGCACCAACCTGACCATGGCGCTGACCTCGAAGAACATGCCGTACAAGAACGGCTTCGGTCCGTTCGCGCCCGAGGTCTACCGCGTCCCGGTCGCGTACGGCTACCGCTGGCCGACGGGCGAGGAGAACGCCGGGCCCGAGGCCGCCAAGCAGGCCATCGACCAGATCAGCAAGCAGGTCGGCGCGGAGAACGTCGCCGCGATCATCATCGAGCCGGTGCTCGGCGAGGGCGGCTTCATCGAGCCCGCGAAGGGCTTCCTGCCCGCGATCGTGAAGTTCGCCAACGACAACGGCATCGTCTTCGTCGCGGACGAGATCCAGTCCGGCTTCTGCCGTACGGGTCAGTGGTTCGCCTGTGAGGACGAGGGCATCGTCCCGGACCTGATCACGACCGCCAAGGGCATCGCCGGCGGTCTGCCGCTCGCCGCCGTCACCGGTCGCGCCGAGATCATGGACGCCGCGCACTCCGGCGGCCTCGGCGGCACCTACGGCGGCAACCCGGTGGCCTGCGCCGGTGCGCTCGGCTCCATCGAGACCATGAAGGAGCTCGACCTCAACGGCAAGGCCAAGGCCATCGAGGCGACGATGAAGGCCCGCCTGAACGCCATCGCGGAGAAGTACGACATCGTCGGCGACGTCCGCGGCCGTGGCGCGATGATCGCCATCGAGCTCGTCAAGGACCGCGCCACGAAGGAGCCGAACCCGGAGGCGACGGCCGCGCTCGCCAAGGCCTGCCACGCGGAGGGGCTGCTCGTCCTCACCTGCGGCACGTACGGCAACGTCCTGCGCTTCCTGCCGCCGCTGGTCATCGGCGACGACCTCCTGAACGAGGGCCTGGACATCATCGAGGCCGCCTTCTCGGGCGTCTGA